Proteins from a genomic interval of Clostridium sp. 'deep sea':
- a CDS encoding MerR family transcriptional regulator has protein sequence MENKYSIGQMAKMFNLPVKTLRYYDEINLFKPQFINEKTGYRYYSADQIEHLDTVLFLKILGMPLKKIKKHLDNPVIDDFLMLLKEQQKQTERKIEELKDIHNKFQTRIDAIEEIKRIEEFNKVIEKRISKRRIVLLKESFYLNTSLELLLKKLERKINIMLPVIIGNVILRMSKDNMQSHKFYEYSSVGMLLESIKIKPNLVEEIPESDFVCIWFKGTHEQAHLYYNTLLNYIQQHNYTIIGNSIERTISNQFITKNTEYHITGIEIPVKK, from the coding sequence ATGGAAAATAAGTATTCCATAGGTCAAATGGCAAAAATGTTTAACTTACCAGTTAAAACATTACGATATTATGATGAAATTAATCTTTTTAAACCCCAGTTTATTAATGAAAAAACTGGTTATAGGTATTACTCAGCAGACCAAATAGAGCATTTAGATACAGTTTTATTTTTAAAGATTTTAGGTATGCCTCTAAAAAAGATTAAAAAGCATTTAGATAACCCTGTTATAGACGATTTTTTGATGTTATTAAAAGAACAACAAAAACAAACCGAAAGAAAAATAGAAGAGCTTAAAGATATTCATAACAAGTTTCAAACCCGGATTGATGCTATAGAAGAAATAAAAAGAATTGAAGAATTTAATAAGGTTATAGAAAAACGAATATCTAAAAGGCGAATAGTATTATTAAAAGAGAGCTTTTACTTAAATACCAGCCTCGAACTTTTATTAAAAAAGCTAGAGCGTAAAATAAATATAATGTTACCAGTAATTATAGGTAATGTTATTTTACGTATGTCTAAAGATAATATGCAAAGTCATAAATTTTATGAGTATAGCTCAGTTGGTATGCTGTTAGAGTCTATTAAAATTAAACCTAACTTAGTAGAAGAAATACCTGAATCTGATTTTGTATGTATTTGGTTTAAAGGCACTCACGAGCAAGCTCACCTTTATTACAACACATTACTAAACTATATCCAACAGCACAACTACACAATAATTGGCAATTCCATTGAGCGAACCATTAGTAATCAGTTTATTACTAAAAATACAGAGTATCATATAACAGGTATTGAAATTCCCGTTAAAAAGTAA
- a CDS encoding alpha/beta fold hydrolase, with protein MKLINKKALLIIAIIALLIPLITGIAIGYYPLQMSKEHTLKVSKMFLEDMGFNKQEFYDSYTKILKQSTIKSSKWGHDIPIKYFVNGDYFKPTMVLIHWHETNHSTMLPLAEMFIKQDFNVVVYDQRAHGDNTAKTVTFGYYEKDDLQDVINFVKSKSKGVPLGVLGQSMGASTVGFYIGSKHAQNNIDFAIMESPFNNMYQEIEYSIHSKLGFKLPVTLVLNIGSMFNKLINGFSYKEVNVAKFIKNTTIPTLIMHSETDTVCDYNMGKQLYETIGSGTKKMVTFKNTKHVTAFFKNYKLYETEINNFIKNNLRRIAK; from the coding sequence ATGAAATTAATTAATAAAAAAGCTCTACTAATCATAGCTATAATTGCCCTTTTAATACCACTGATTACAGGCATTGCAATAGGTTATTATCCTTTACAAATGAGTAAAGAACATACTTTAAAAGTGTCTAAGATGTTTTTAGAGGATATGGGTTTTAATAAACAAGAATTTTACGACTCATATACCAAAATTCTTAAACAGAGCACTATTAAATCCAGTAAATGGGGCCACGATATACCCATTAAGTACTTCGTAAATGGTGACTATTTTAAACCTACTATGGTACTAATACACTGGCATGAAACAAATCATTCAACTATGTTGCCCTTAGCAGAGATGTTTATTAAACAGGATTTTAACGTTGTAGTATACGATCAACGTGCCCATGGAGATAACACTGCTAAAACAGTTACCTTTGGTTATTATGAAAAAGATGATTTACAAGATGTAATAAACTTTGTTAAATCAAAATCTAAAGGTGTACCATTGGGAGTATTAGGGCAATCTATGGGAGCCTCTACTGTAGGTTTTTATATAGGAAGTAAACATGCTCAAAATAATATAGATTTTGCTATTATGGAGAGCCCATTTAATAACATGTATCAAGAGATAGAGTATAGCATACACTCTAAGCTTGGCTTTAAACTACCAGTAACTTTAGTTCTAAATATAGGTAGCATGTTTAATAAGTTGATTAATGGATTTTCATATAAAGAGGTTAATGTAGCTAAGTTTATTAAAAATACAACAATACCTACTCTAATAATGCATAGTGAAACAGATACTGTTTGTGATTATAATATGGGTAAGCAACTCTATGAAACAATTGGTTCAGGTACTAAAAAGATGGTAACTTTTAAAAACACTAAACATGTAACAGCCTTTTTTAAAAATTATAAGTTATATGAAACAGAAATTAATAATTTTATAAAAAATAACTTAAGGAGAATTGCTAAATAA
- a CDS encoding NAD(P)-dependent oxidoreductase has translation MKKITILLTGASGTMGQAGVAELLKHKDKHNLILFSLPTQKDKKILAKYKKENNVKIIWGDLVNYNDVKKAIKGVDIVLHVGALVSPLADRNPELAWKVNYGGTKNIVDAILQRKDNSQVKLVYVGTVAQTGNRAFPVHWGRVGDPLVPSVYDYYALSKIAAERYVIESGLKQWVSIRQTGILHTKILSINDGIAFHQSLNNHIEWVSAKDSGRLLANICFKDLPKHFWRKVYNIGGGKCYRLTAYQLMQKLLNLMNINLHDIYNPNMFALRNFHGHFYLDSDKLNEYLNFRSEGLKDIMQGIKDKLPFYIKLLKYLPKKIVKKHMIKESLKNANTPLYWAKHNDKTKIKAYFGSIKDWNSIGDWHTFNHIIDPPHITLNHGYDETKKDQEFVIEDMQKAAEYRGGKCLSLTMVKGDLHTKLKWLCSEGHEFKASPYLVLKAGHWCSKCVQSPWNFDQQAKQNDFLAQVWYVDHCRSENNIYQ, from the coding sequence ATGAAAAAAATCACCATATTGCTAACAGGAGCTAGTGGAACTATGGGACAAGCGGGGGTAGCTGAGTTATTAAAGCATAAAGATAAACATAACTTAATACTTTTTTCATTACCAACCCAAAAAGATAAAAAAATTTTAGCTAAATATAAAAAAGAAAACAATGTAAAAATTATTTGGGGAGATTTAGTAAACTATAACGATGTTAAAAAAGCAATAAAGGGTGTAGATATAGTACTTCATGTTGGAGCACTAGTATCACCACTCGCTGACCGTAATCCTGAACTTGCTTGGAAGGTTAATTATGGTGGAACTAAAAATATTGTAGATGCAATTTTGCAGAGAAAAGATAATAGCCAAGTCAAATTAGTATATGTTGGTACCGTAGCCCAAACAGGTAACAGAGCTTTTCCTGTGCATTGGGGGCGAGTAGGTGACCCCTTAGTGCCAAGTGTATATGATTACTATGCTTTGTCTAAAATTGCAGCAGAGCGGTATGTTATTGAGTCTGGTCTTAAACAATGGGTCTCTATAAGGCAAACGGGTATTTTGCATACTAAAATTCTTAGCATTAACGATGGAATTGCTTTTCATCAATCTTTAAATAATCATATTGAATGGGTATCGGCTAAAGACTCAGGCAGATTGTTAGCCAATATCTGTTTTAAAGATTTACCTAAGCATTTTTGGCGTAAAGTATATAATATAGGAGGGGGAAAGTGTTACAGATTAACAGCATATCAACTTATGCAAAAACTACTCAACTTAATGAATATTAACCTACATGATATATATAATCCCAATATGTTTGCCTTAAGAAATTTTCATGGACATTTTTACTTAGATTCAGATAAATTAAATGAGTATCTTAACTTTAGAAGTGAAGGTTTAAAAGATATAATGCAGGGCATTAAAGATAAATTACCTTTCTATATAAAATTACTCAAATACCTACCTAAAAAAATAGTTAAAAAACATATGATTAAGGAGAGTTTAAAGAATGCAAATACCCCTCTTTACTGGGCAAAACATAATGATAAAACTAAAATAAAAGCATATTTTGGATCAATTAAAGATTGGAATAGTATTGGTGATTGGCACACGTTTAACCACATTATAGACCCCCCCCATATAACTCTTAACCATGGGTATGATGAAACAAAAAAAGATCAAGAGTTTGTTATTGAAGATATGCAAAAAGCTGCAGAATATAGAGGTGGAAAGTGTTTATCTTTAACAATGGTTAAAGGTGATTTGCACACAAAGCTCAAATGGTTATGTTCGGAAGGACATGAGTTTAAAGCAAGCCCATATTTAGTTTTAAAAGCAGGACATTGGTGTAGTAAATGTGTACAGTCTCCCTGGAACTTTGATCAACAAGCTAAGCAGAATGATTTTTTAGCTCAAGTATGGTATGTTGACCATTGTAGAAGTGAAAATAATATCTACCAATAA
- a CDS encoding TetR/AcrR family transcriptional regulator, whose protein sequence is MNKSAISKRQLKAQRVKDLFIETTKNIIIEQGIKEVSARKVADEAGYTFATIYNHFKNMDELLFATRSKIIAELISVLQITANNSKNVIYDVFRCYIDYLVNNTNIFELLFYVKLNKQHTNFEKNVDYALLSEMFINSFKQLNYREELLDVCNTIFFSIHGMLMIYISGNFNMQKEELFLHLNKTLKLFKLEVNNA, encoded by the coding sequence ATGAATAAATCAGCAATTAGTAAACGACAGTTAAAGGCCCAAAGAGTTAAAGACCTGTTTATTGAAACAACAAAAAATATAATAATTGAACAGGGCATTAAAGAGGTTTCAGCACGTAAGGTTGCTGATGAAGCAGGCTATACCTTTGCAACTATCTACAATCATTTTAAAAATATGGATGAGCTTTTGTTTGCTACAAGGTCAAAGATTATAGCGGAGTTAATTAGTGTATTACAGATTACAGCTAATAATTCGAAAAACGTTATTTATGATGTTTTTAGATGTTATATAGATTACCTAGTTAATAATACAAATATATTTGAGTTATTATTTTATGTAAAACTAAATAAACAACATACTAATTTTGAAAAGAATGTAGACTATGCTTTACTCAGTGAGATGTTTATAAATTCATTTAAACAACTTAATTATAGGGAGGAGCTACTTGATGTCTGCAATACCATTTTTTTTAGTATTCATGGCATGTTAATGATATATATATCAGGTAATTTTAATATGCAAAAAGAAGAACTTTTTTTACACCTTAATAAAACGCTAAAGCTATTTAAGTTGGAGGTAAATAATGCCTAA
- a CDS encoding BCCT family transporter, translating to MCKEGITIKKKNNVVFYISVIFTLAIVAWAMLIPQGFESAAKAAFNYLNTNFGWFYVLTMFSFVAFAIWIAFSKYGKIKLGPDDSKPAYSLMSWFAMLFSAGMGIGLVFWGVAEPLKHFINPLGAAAGSGAAADFAIKKSFFHWGLHPWANYCVLALALAYMQFRKGKPGLISSVFIPLLGEERANGPIGKLIDILAIFATIAGVATSLGLGTLQINSGLNFLFGIPETNLVKLAIVAIVTILFMISAVTGLDKGIKFLSNLNVSVAGILLIATAIVGPTLLIINTFTDGLGAYFGNFIRDSFRIGPYGDNSWYGGWTIFYWAWWIAWAPFVGTFIARISRGRTIKQFVGGVLLAPTLASFLWFAVFGATGINTGIDVATKAAAVTETSLFVVMQQYPLGTVISLIAVVLLCTFFVTSADSATFVLGMLSSNGEMNPSTKRKIIWGVIQSGLALSLLLVTANGLQMLQTASIVAAFPFAFIMIFAMISLVKILKTEKV from the coding sequence ATGTGTAAGGAGGGAATTACTATAAAAAAGAAAAATAATGTTGTATTTTATATATCTGTTATATTTACTTTGGCTATAGTTGCTTGGGCAATGCTTATTCCGCAAGGGTTTGAGTCTGCAGCAAAGGCTGCTTTTAATTATTTAAATACAAACTTTGGCTGGTTTTATGTGTTAACTATGTTTTCATTTGTAGCATTTGCAATATGGATTGCATTTAGTAAATATGGCAAAATTAAACTTGGTCCCGATGATAGCAAACCTGCTTATAGTCTTATGTCTTGGTTTGCCATGTTATTTTCAGCGGGTATGGGAATTGGTTTAGTTTTTTGGGGTGTTGCAGAACCGTTAAAACACTTTATTAATCCTTTAGGAGCAGCTGCTGGTAGTGGTGCTGCCGCCGATTTTGCTATAAAAAAATCTTTTTTTCACTGGGGTTTACACCCTTGGGCCAACTATTGTGTACTAGCTTTAGCACTAGCATATATGCAATTTAGAAAAGGTAAACCTGGCCTAATTAGTAGTGTATTTATACCGCTATTAGGTGAAGAACGAGCAAATGGTCCTATTGGTAAACTCATAGATATTTTGGCTATTTTTGCAACAATTGCAGGTGTAGCTACTTCACTTGGTTTGGGAACACTACAAATCAATAGTGGTCTTAACTTCTTATTTGGTATACCCGAAACAAACTTAGTTAAATTAGCTATAGTTGCTATTGTAACTATTCTGTTTATGATTTCAGCAGTTACTGGTCTTGATAAGGGTATAAAGTTCCTTTCTAATTTAAATGTTTCTGTTGCAGGAATATTATTAATTGCCACTGCTATTGTTGGCCCTACTTTATTAATCATAAATACTTTCACAGATGGCTTAGGGGCATACTTTGGTAATTTCATAAGAGACAGTTTTAGAATTGGTCCTTATGGTGATAATAGTTGGTATGGCGGTTGGACTATATTTTACTGGGCTTGGTGGATTGCTTGGGCGCCATTTGTAGGCACCTTTATTGCCCGTATTTCTCGTGGCCGTACAATTAAGCAGTTTGTAGGTGGAGTACTGTTAGCACCAACTTTAGCATCATTTTTATGGTTTGCTGTATTTGGTGCAACTGGTATTAATACAGGAATTGATGTTGCTACCAAAGCTGCTGCAGTTACCGAAACTTCACTCTTTGTAGTTATGCAACAGTATCCTTTAGGTACAGTTATCTCATTAATTGCTGTTGTATTATTATGTACTTTTTTTGTGACATCGGCAGATTCAGCCACTTTTGTATTAGGCATGTTATCCTCTAATGGCGAAATGAATCCCTCTACTAAGCGTAAAATAATTTGGGGTGTAATTCAGTCTGGACTTGCCTTATCTTTACTATTAGTTACCGCAAATGGTCTGCAAATGTTGCAAACAGCCTCAATTGTAGCGGCTTTCCCATTTGCTTTTATTATGATTTTTGCCATGATTTCATTGGTGAAAATTTTAAAAACCGAAAAGGTATAA
- the grdH gene encoding betaine reductase selenoprotein B, with protein sequence MKKAIVYLNQFFGQIGGEDKADFAPVIREGLVGPAMEYNKQLNAEVTHTVICGDNYMGSNEADAVEQILGFLADKEFDIFLAGPAFQAGRYGNACGVICKAVQEKFNVPVLTSMHEENPGVEMFRKDMIIFKGGRSAAAMRKNIKVIADYANKMFNNEELFDADTEGYFGRGIRHQVWREDKVPASERVVSMLIKKLRGEDFVSELPIPALDKVEIAAPIKDLSKATIAFATSGGIVPVANPDRIQSASATRWGRYSIKDMDRLEGGVFKTIHAGYDPAAADANPNVCVPIDALRAYEKEGKIGKLHEYFYSTVGTGTTQAEAARMGQEMVEYFVNEGVDAVVLSSTUGTCTRCGATIVKEIEKAGIPVVQMANLIPVAKTVGANKMVPTISIPYPLGDPSTSKEEQWKLRYHRVGVALDALTADVKEQTVFKVKY encoded by the coding sequence GTGAAAAAAGCAATTGTTTATTTAAATCAATTCTTTGGTCAAATTGGTGGAGAAGATAAAGCTGATTTTGCACCTGTAATTAGAGAAGGTTTAGTTGGCCCTGCTATGGAGTATAATAAACAACTCAATGCAGAGGTAACACATACCGTAATTTGCGGTGATAACTATATGGGTTCTAATGAAGCTGATGCAGTAGAACAAATTTTAGGTTTTTTAGCTGATAAGGAATTTGATATATTTTTAGCTGGTCCTGCTTTTCAGGCTGGACGTTATGGTAATGCCTGTGGTGTTATCTGTAAAGCTGTTCAAGAGAAATTTAATGTACCAGTATTAACTTCTATGCATGAAGAAAACCCTGGCGTAGAAATGTTTAGAAAAGACATGATTATTTTTAAGGGTGGCAGAAGTGCTGCAGCAATGCGTAAAAATATTAAGGTTATTGCTGATTACGCTAACAAAATGTTTAATAACGAAGAGTTATTTGATGCCGATACCGAAGGATACTTTGGTCGTGGTATTCGTCACCAAGTTTGGAGAGAGGATAAAGTTCCTGCTTCTGAGCGCGTTGTTAGTATGTTAATTAAAAAGCTAAGAGGCGAAGATTTTGTCAGTGAATTGCCAATTCCTGCGCTAGATAAAGTAGAAATTGCTGCACCTATTAAAGATTTAAGTAAAGCTACTATTGCTTTTGCTACTTCTGGTGGTATTGTGCCAGTAGCTAATCCAGATCGTATTCAATCTGCATCTGCAACAAGATGGGGACGTTATAGCATAAAAGATATGGATCGTTTAGAGGGTGGAGTATTTAAAACTATTCACGCTGGTTATGACCCAGCTGCAGCAGATGCTAATCCAAATGTATGTGTACCTATAGATGCTTTAAGAGCCTATGAAAAAGAAGGCAAAATTGGCAAACTACATGAATATTTTTATTCTACTGTAGGTACTGGCACAACCCAGGCTGAGGCAGCTCGTATGGGTCAAGAAATGGTTGAATACTTTGTAAATGAAGGTGTGGACGCAGTAGTTCTATCTTCTACTTGAGGAACCTGTACACGTTGCGGTGCAACGATTGTTAAAGAGATTGAAAAAGCAGGTATTCCAGTTGTGCAAATGGCTAACCTTATTCCAGTTGCAAAAACTGTAGGCGCCAACAAAATGGTACCAACTATTTCTATACCTTATCCATTAGGTGATCCATCTACCAGTAAAGAAGAGCAATGGAAATTACGCTATCATAGAGTAGGGGTAGCCCTAGATGCTTTAACAGCTGATGTTAAAGAGCAAACTGTATTTAAGGTAAAATATTAA
- a CDS encoding glycine/sarcosine/betaine reductase component B subunit: MKLELGNFFVKDIVFGDVTSYANGILTVNKQEALAVVREDEHITEADIEIVKPGDNVRLVPVKEAIEPRIKLDGSPLFPGTTGDLVRAGSGRTHALKGCSVLVVGRHWGGFQDGLIDMAGEGAKYTYYSQLKNIVLVADSDEVFEQREQQKKNRALRWAGMRLAEYIGSCVKDLEPEELETYELEPVTKQKNTNDLPNVVMVLQPQSQMEELGYNDLFYGWDCNRMVPTFVHPNEILDGAIISGSFMPCSSKWSTYDFQNFPAIKSLYKEHGKSLNFLGVILSNLNVALEQKQRSALVVASMANALGADGAIVAEEGYGNPDADFIACIVALEDAGVKTVGLTNECTGRDGASQPLVTLDEKADAIVSCGNVSELIKLPPMERVIGELQALARDGLSGGWADDEILGASVKEDGSIIMENNAMFCGDQVVGWSTKTVKEY; the protein is encoded by the coding sequence ATGAAACTAGAATTAGGCAACTTCTTTGTTAAAGATATAGTTTTTGGTGACGTTACATCTTATGCTAATGGTATTCTTACTGTAAATAAACAAGAAGCTTTAGCTGTAGTTAGAGAAGATGAGCATATTACAGAAGCTGATATCGAGATAGTAAAACCAGGAGATAATGTTCGTTTAGTACCTGTTAAAGAGGCAATTGAGCCTCGCATTAAATTAGATGGCTCTCCATTATTCCCAGGAACAACTGGGGACTTAGTAAGAGCTGGCTCTGGCAGAACTCATGCCTTAAAAGGCTGTAGTGTGTTAGTAGTTGGTAGACACTGGGGTGGATTCCAAGATGGTTTAATTGATATGGCAGGTGAAGGTGCTAAGTACACTTACTACTCTCAATTAAAAAATATTGTATTAGTAGCAGATAGTGATGAGGTATTTGAGCAGCGAGAGCAACAAAAGAAAAACCGTGCTTTACGCTGGGCTGGTATGCGATTAGCTGAGTATATTGGTAGTTGTGTTAAAGATCTTGAGCCAGAAGAGTTAGAAACTTATGAGCTTGAACCAGTTACAAAGCAAAAAAATACTAATGACTTACCAAATGTAGTTATGGTGTTACAGCCTCAATCTCAAATGGAAGAATTGGGTTACAACGATTTGTTTTACGGTTGGGATTGCAACAGAATGGTTCCTACTTTTGTTCATCCTAATGAGATTTTAGATGGAGCAATTATTTCAGGTTCTTTTATGCCTTGTTCATCTAAATGGTCTACCTATGATTTTCAAAACTTCCCTGCTATAAAAAGTTTATATAAAGAACATGGTAAAAGCCTTAATTTCTTAGGTGTTATACTTTCAAACCTAAACGTAGCTTTAGAGCAAAAACAAAGATCTGCTTTAGTCGTAGCCTCTATGGCAAATGCTTTAGGTGCAGATGGAGCAATTGTGGCAGAAGAGGGTTACGGTAACCCAGATGCTGACTTTATTGCTTGTATTGTTGCTCTTGAAGATGCTGGAGTTAAAACAGTAGGTTTAACTAATGAGTGTACTGGTAGAGACGGTGCTTCTCAGCCTTTAGTAACTTTAGATGAAAAGGCAGATGCAATTGTTTCTTGTGGTAATGTATCTGAGTTAATTAAACTTCCACCAATGGAACGTGTTATTGGTGAACTACAGGCTTTAGCCAGAGATGGTTTATCTGGTGGTTGGGCAGATGATGAAATTTTAGGTGCATCTGTTAAAGAAGATGGCTCAATTATTATGGAAAATAATGCTATGTTTTGTGGAGATCAGGTTGTAGGCTGGTCAACAAAAACAGTAAAAGAATACTAG
- a CDS encoding TetR/AcrR family transcriptional regulator: MDNKILKKNRMLRYFIDAASEIIEKQGVEAITVRKVADLAGYNSATLYNYFENLDHLISMASLKFMRAYTEDLPNYLKDCPNTICRVLKVWECFCYYSYSSPKIYSYIFGKNVFKPYPNNIREFYNVYPEHLSALPADILEMLTQDDIYFRALILLKRCVNEKYLREEDINDINEMTLFIYQGILSEVLTGRFKGSVEDAVNKTLRYLRKIFDMHLVKDCDLSY, translated from the coding sequence ATGGACAACAAAATACTTAAAAAGAATAGAATGCTTCGATATTTTATTGATGCAGCAAGTGAAATTATTGAAAAACAAGGTGTAGAGGCAATTACAGTACGTAAAGTTGCTGATTTGGCAGGTTATAATAGTGCAACTCTTTATAATTACTTTGAGAATTTAGATCATTTAATATCTATGGCTTCATTAAAATTTATGCGAGCCTATACAGAGGATTTGCCAAATTATTTAAAAGATTGTCCAAACACTATATGTAGAGTTTTAAAAGTATGGGAGTGTTTTTGTTACTACTCATATTCATCGCCTAAAATATACTCATATATCTTTGGCAAAAATGTGTTTAAACCTTACCCAAACAATATTAGAGAGTTCTATAATGTTTACCCAGAGCATTTAAGTGCTTTGCCAGCAGATATACTAGAGATGTTAACCCAAGATGATATCTACTTTAGGGCTTTAATACTCTTAAAAAGATGTGTTAACGAAAAGTATTTAAGAGAAGAAGATATTAATGATATCAATGAAATGACCTTGTTTATATATCAAGGTATATTATCGGAGGTGTTAACAGGTAGATTTAAAGGCTCTGTAGAGGATGCTGTAAACAAAACATTAAGGTACTTACGTAAAATCTTTGACATGCATTTGGTTAAAGATTGTGATTTATCTTATTAA
- a CDS encoding TetR/AcrR family transcriptional regulator, translating into MKKNIKQSIINETINLINANDDVSKITIRDICKATGVGTGLINYHFKSKENLIACCVQQIIGDVIQQFNNMCLLLKNKTALERLRMMIKSTCTFLVDNENIARISILTDMQKGAFNDNTNQTLSVYLPIVKAVCPNGTDLLDIKILAYNLIFALQGLFLRTDLAKADLALDFREEKDRDLLVDKVIDSVFSKYL; encoded by the coding sequence GTGAAAAAGAATATTAAGCAAAGCATAATTAATGAAACAATAAATTTAATAAATGCCAATGACGATGTTAGTAAAATTACCATTAGGGATATTTGCAAAGCAACAGGGGTAGGTACTGGACTTATAAACTATCATTTTAAAAGTAAAGAGAATTTAATAGCGTGTTGTGTTCAGCAAATTATTGGTGATGTTATACAGCAATTTAACAACATGTGTTTGTTATTAAAAAATAAAACTGCCCTTGAGAGGTTAAGGATGATGATAAAGTCAACCTGTACTTTTTTGGTTGACAATGAAAACATAGCACGTATCTCTATTTTAACGGATATGCAAAAAGGGGCATTTAATGATAATACTAACCAAACTTTAAGTGTGTATTTACCAATAGTAAAAGCTGTTTGCCCAAATGGCACTGATTTATTAGATATTAAAATACTTGCTTATAATTTGATTTTTGCTTTACAGGGTTTATTTTTACGAACAGACTTAGCAAAAGCGGATTTAGCTCTTGATTTTAGAGAAGAAAAAGATAGAGATTTATTAGTAGATAAGGTGATAGATTCGGTTTTTAGTAAGTACTTATAG
- a CDS encoding ATP-binding cassette domain-containing protein has protein sequence MTNAYITITNVNKKIKTQQILKNINVTFEQGKTHGIVGRNGSGKSMLLKTISGLTPVTSGEIVVNGKVLGKDCDFPESMSCIIESPSFLSAESGLNNLKYLQNLTQKPDKQYLAKIMEQVGLKEHMHKKAGKYSTGMKQRLGLAQVLMDNNDLIILDEPLNGLDEKAMKEFRDILLNMKKKNKTLLIATHMPEDVEMLCDTVSKMSNGELIKIR, from the coding sequence ATGACTAATGCTTATATAACTATAACTAATGTAAATAAAAAAATAAAAACTCAACAAATATTAAAAAATATAAATGTTACATTTGAACAAGGTAAAACACATGGCATAGTGGGTAGAAACGGCTCTGGAAAAAGCATGTTGCTAAAAACTATTAGTGGATTAACACCTGTAACAAGTGGTGAAATAGTAGTAAATGGTAAGGTTTTAGGAAAAGACTGTGATTTTCCTGAGAGTATGAGTTGTATTATTGAATCACCAAGCTTTTTATCAGCAGAAAGTGGTTTGAATAATTTAAAATACTTGCAAAATTTAACTCAGAAACCTGATAAACAGTACTTAGCAAAAATAATGGAACAGGTAGGGTTAAAAGAACATATGCATAAAAAGGCTGGTAAATACTCTACTGGAATGAAACAAAGATTAGGATTAGCTCAAGTGTTAATGGATAATAATGATTTAATTATTCTTGACGAACCCTTAAATGGCCTTGACGAAAAAGCAATGAAAGAGTTTAGAGATATTTTGTTAAACATGAAAAAGAAAAATAAAACCTTACTTATTGCAACCCATATGCCCGAAGATGTAGAAATGTTATGTGATACAGTAAGTAAAATGAGTAATGGAGAGCTGATTAAAATCAGGTAA